The sequence GCCCCTCCCACTCAGCTTGAAGCCCCTGAACCTACTCCAAACGACGTAGCCCTCGGACGCCAGCCTGCGCAGGACCTTGCTCACGGTGGCCGGCCTAACCCCGAGCTCCCTAGATACATCGCCAGTCCTAGCGATACCGAAGACCTCCTCCAACCTGTATATAGTCACCAAGTAGTCGTCAACAGCCACACTCCTCGCATACCTACCCATACTCTCCACAGACTACTAAGTAGGGGCAGCTTAATACCGCGCACGGTCACCTCGATCTCGTGGGTCGGCTCCTCCCGGGCTGTGCGCGTTGCGCGACATCGGCTACTCCAGCGTGTCGGGGTAGAAAAAAGTGGTGTCTACTAGATAGCGCGCCGGGACTTGGGCTGCCAGCTTCCTGATGCCGTGGTATCAGCTGCGCGGTGACACTCCCGCCTTCGCCTGGTAGTACTGTGCTTTCAGCGCGGGGTTCCTCGATATCGCGTTCGAGAGCGTCTTCGGGCTAGCGCCGAGGAGCGATCAGAAAAGACTAAAAGTACCCAACATATTCCGCCGAACTCCATCCTCTATGCACAACCTAACAAATATTCAGCGAGAAATTTGGGATAATACTATCTGAGCTCAGTTAGAATACATGTGCGTGTTTGGGATATCTGCGCTATACCTAACTTCTCACCGCTAATGATTAACGGCTGACTAGGCTGTTTTGAGCACGTACTCTTAGCTTGGAGATCCTCATAGAAGGCGCCCACCGCCGTAGTAAGAGATCGTTGAACAATCTCCTCAGCATGGTTTGATCGAAGATATGTAAAAACCTATCCTATGTGTCTAACCTATTTTAGAGTTTTGGTGAATGCGATCTTCTTTACTAGCAGCCTGTCGAAGCTGAGGATTCCTCCCCAGAGACTTAGGGATGTCGCAACCATTGTGAGGCCGGACGTGGCTATCTCGCGGATGGCGACGGCCGCCTCCGCCGGGTCGGCCATGGCCGTTAGGAACGGTGGGTACGGGACCACCTCTCCGTGCCACGCGTGCTCTACGACCAGCAGCACGGTTCCTCCCCAGAGTACGGCGCTCAGGACGTCCAGCTTCAGCTTCTCCCCCAGCTCTCTAGCGAGAGCCCGCAGCGCGGCTACGACCCCTCCGGCGATTAGCGGAGCTATGAAGCAGGCCATACTTGACCCCAGGTATGTGCAGGGGCTCGAGCTTATATATGCACCCACTGCATACGCTAGGTGCACTGGGATGTGGCTATTCATCCTCCTAGCCGCGTCCACTACCGCGACGATAGTGCACTTCGCGAAGAGAGAGCACTCCAAGTACCTGGTCCTAATCCTCTGGGGCGCTACCCTCATGGTCTCCGTGGACTGGCTCTGGGGGTACGTCGAGGGAGGGTCCTTCCTACCGGAGGAAGCCTTCGAGGACCCCGCCGGCAGCTCTCTACTAGGACTAACTATGGTTGCTACCGCAGTCCTACTGTGGACTACGGTAGTTTTAGTTAGCGGAAAACTAGCTAAAACCGCTAAGCCGGAGTAAACGCAAACCAGAAGCTCGAAGAACGAGCTAAGCCTAGATAATAAAAACGAGCTAGGTTCAGAGCGGTCGCTACGCTGGTAGTCCCAGAGCTCTTCTCTTTCTATCTATGTGGTCTAGAATTATCGATGCCGCCTTCTTTA is a genomic window of Candidatus Nezhaarchaeota archaeon containing:
- a CDS encoding metal-dependent transcriptional regulator, which codes for MGRYARSVAVDDYLVTIYRLEEVFGIARTGDVSRELGVRPATVSKVLRRLASEGYVVWSRFRGFKLSGRGREVVKSLIRRHRICEAFLAELGFDVLELHEYAHYMEHLPQQIVESIYRYVGSPKMCPHGNPIPGEEAL